The Nitrospirota bacterium genome contains the following window.
TGCGGCCCGGGAAAATCGATCGGTCTTCGTTTTAAAAGGAGCCTATACCCTGATCTCGGCACCGGATGAATCGGTCTGGATTAATCCCACCGGTAATCCGGGTATGGCGACTGCCGGAACGGGCGACGTCCTCACGGGAATAATCGGCGCTTTGGCCGCTCAGGGATTATCCCTCGTTCAAGCCGCCCAGGCGGGTGTCTATCTCCATGGCATGGCCGGAGATCTTGCTCGTGAAGAAAAAGGAGAAGTCGGGATGATCGCAAGCGATCTGATTGAAAAAATACCCGTAGTCATAAAAACATTCAGATCAGAAGAGGATGAATGATGATTTTCCAGTTGTCCGTTTTATTTGCGATTTTGATGGGAGCACTTGCTTTAAGTATGTTTATTCATACCTATCAAAGCCGAAGAAAAATATTAAAGAACTTTCAAAAAGTTTCATTCAATGCAAAAAAGATGGAAGGAAAAGCGATTCAGAAAAACATACTCGCTTTTCCCTCTTTCGAGGGAAAAGATCAGAACCGGAAAGTATCGGCCTTCTTTCATATCGCGGAAGGGAAGCAGACCAGCGTCATCTATTTTACCAGCAGTATTGAAGTAAAGTCTCCTTTCTCCCTTTTCCTCAAGAAAGAGCACTTTTACCGACCTGTCCAGAGCAATCGTCTTGAAAAAAACGCGGGAAAGCTCATTCCGGATCTCGACCCCCGATTTGAAATCCGGAGCAACGATGAAGAAAGGACAAGGCGTTTTTTTAAAAATGAGCAGGTGGTAAAGCATCTCGCTCAATTGGATCGATATCCAGCCGCTCAATTTGGTCCTGACGCCGTGATTATCAGCAAACCCTATGATGGTGTTAAAGACACCCACCCTGACGCCATTGCTGACAGCTTTGAACTGTTGCATGATTTGGCAGAAGCAATGGAATCGGTTTCCTAGAGTGAAAATGGAATGGATCACCCGAAGCGAAGAGGAGACCCTTTCGGCAGGCAATCAGTTGGGAGCCCGCTTGCAAGGGGGAGAGGTCATTACGCTTTCGGGGCCGCTTGGGGCTGGAAAAACCACTTTTGCCAAAGGGGTGGGACAGGCTCTGTCCATTTCTCCCCTTGTCATGACCAGTCCGACCTTTATCTTAAGAGCAGAGCATGAGGGCAGGTTTCCGCTTGCCCACATCGATCTTTATCGCGTTGACAGGCTGGAGGA
Protein-coding sequences here:
- the tsaE gene encoding tRNA (adenosine(37)-N6)-threonylcarbamoyltransferase complex ATPase subunit type 1 TsaE; the encoded protein is MEWITRSEEETLSAGNQLGARLQGGEVITLSGPLGAGKTTFAKGVGQALSISPLVMTSPTFILRAEHEGRFPLAHIDLYRVDRLEEMNRLGLFDQENPLTILLIEWPEKAQEILPRERLEIKISPKGTEHRKFSLNGRGQDYSYLIFELKCHEKN